One Denticeps clupeoides chromosome 3, fDenClu1.1, whole genome shotgun sequence DNA window includes the following coding sequences:
- the LOC114786233 gene encoding growth arrest and DNA damage-inducible protein GADD45 gamma-like — protein sequence MLNAGRTLKEALVNAHADGRVTVGVYECAKIMNDDPDSVAFCVLATDDAFQCDVALQIHFTLIQAFCFDNDISIVRVSDTQRLAEIVGDKSGDLEDAHCVLITNPAEGSWEDPALEKLHLFCEESCRLNDWVPEITLPER from the exons CGGCAGAACTCTGAAGGAGGCGCTCGTGAACGCGCACGCCGACGGCCGCGTGACCGTGGGCGTGTACGAGTGCGCGAAAATAATGAACGA CGACCCGGACAGCGTGGCCTTCTGCGTGCTCGCCACCGACGACGCCTTCCAGTGCGACGTCGCCCTGCAGATCCACTTCACCCTCATCCAGGCCTTCTGTTTCGACAACGACATCAGCATCGTCCGCGTCAGCGACACGCAGCGACTGGCCGAGATCGTCGGCGACAAGTCCGGCGACCTGGAGGACGCGCACTGCGTTCTCATCACG AACCCGGCTGAAGGTTCGTGGGAGGACCCCGCCCTGGAGAAGCTGCACCTGTTCTGCGAGGAGAGCTGCAGGCTGAACGACTGGGTGCCCGAGATCACCCTGCCCGAGCGCTGA